The following are encoded in a window of Streptomyces sp. 11x1 genomic DNA:
- the rpsE gene encoding 30S ribosomal protein S5: MAGPQRRGGGAGGGERRDRKGRDGGAAAAEKTAYVERVVAINRVAKVVKGGRRFSFTALVVVGDGDGTVGVGYGKAKEVPAAIAKGVEEAKKHFFKVPRIQGTIPHPIQGEKAAGVVLLKPASPGTGVIAGGPVRAVLECAGIHDVLSKSLGSDNAINIVHATVEALKGLQRPEEIAARRGLPLEDVAPAALLRARAGAGA; the protein is encoded by the coding sequence ATGGCTGGACCCCAGCGCCGCGGTGGCGGTGCCGGTGGCGGCGAGCGGCGGGACCGGAAGGGCCGTGACGGCGGCGCAGCTGCCGCCGAGAAGACCGCGTACGTTGAGCGCGTTGTCGCGATCAACCGCGTCGCCAAGGTTGTGAAGGGTGGTCGTCGCTTCAGCTTCACCGCGCTGGTCGTGGTGGGCGACGGTGACGGCACCGTGGGTGTCGGTTACGGCAAGGCCAAGGAGGTGCCGGCCGCCATCGCCAAGGGCGTTGAGGAGGCCAAGAAGCACTTCTTCAAGGTCCCCCGTATCCAGGGCACCATCCCGCACCCCATCCAGGGTGAGAAGGCTGCCGGCGTCGTCCTGCTCAAGCCCGCGTCCCCCGGTACCGGTGTTATCGCCGGTGGTCCGGTGCGTGCCGTGCTCGAGTGCGCCGGTATCCACGACGTGCTGTCGAAGTCGCTCGGCTCCGACAACGCGATCAACATCGTGCACGCGACCGTGGAGGCCCTGAAGGGTCTGCAGCGTCCCGAGGAGATCGCGGCCCGCCGTGGTCTGCCCCTCGAGGACGTCGCTCCCGCGGCTCTTCTCCGTGCGCGTGCCGGGGCGGGTGCGTAA
- the rpmC gene encoding 50S ribosomal protein L29, with the protein MSAGTKASELRELGDEELLNKLREAKEELFNLRFQAATGQLENHGRLKAVRKDIARIYTLMRERELGIETVENA; encoded by the coding sequence ATGTCGGCCGGTACCAAGGCGTCCGAGCTGCGCGAGCTGGGTGACGAGGAGCTGCTGAACAAGCTCCGCGAAGCCAAGGAAGAACTGTTCAACCTCCGCTTCCAGGCGGCGACCGGACAGCTCGAGAACCATGGCCGTCTGAAGGCGGTCCGCAAGGACATCGCGCGGATCTACACCCTGATGCGCGAGCGTGAGCTGGGCATCGAAACGGTGGAGAACGCCTGA
- the rplP gene encoding 50S ribosomal protein L16, producing MLIPRRVKHRKQHHPKRRGQAKGGTTVAFGEYGIQALTPAYVTNRQIEAARIAMTRHIKRGGKVWINIYPDRPLTKKPAETRMGSGKGSPEWWIANVHPGRVMFELSYPNEKIAREALTRAAHKLPMKCRIVKREAGEA from the coding sequence ATGCTGATCCCCCGTAGGGTCAAGCACCGCAAGCAGCACCACCCGAAGCGCCGTGGTCAGGCCAAGGGTGGTACGACGGTCGCGTTCGGCGAGTACGGCATCCAGGCCCTCACGCCGGCGTACGTGACCAACCGCCAGATCGAGGCGGCTCGTATCGCGATGACCCGCCACATCAAGCGTGGTGGCAAGGTCTGGATCAACATCTACCCGGACCGCCCGCTCACGAAGAAGCCCGCCGAGACCCGCATGGGTTCCGGTAAGGGTTCGCCGGAGTGGTGGATCGCGAACGTGCACCCGGGCCGGGTCATGTTCGAGCTGTCCTACCCCAACGAGAAGATCGCCCGTGAGGCCCTGACTCGCGCCGCCCACAAGCTGCCGATGAAGTGCCGGATCGTCAAGCGCGAGGCAGGTGAAGCGTGA
- the rplW gene encoding 50S ribosomal protein L23, whose amino-acid sequence MATRHPSIASKAAKAAKAARVAKARRHAAEGKNTVVTAPSKAFTDPRDVLLKPVVSEKSYALLDEGKYTFIVAPGANKTQIKQAVQAVFSVKVTGVNTINRQGKRKRTRTGFGKRADSKRAIVTLAEGDRIDIFGGPTA is encoded by the coding sequence ATGGCTACGCGTCACCCGAGCATTGCCTCCAAGGCTGCGAAGGCCGCCAAGGCCGCGCGCGTCGCCAAGGCGCGTCGCCACGCCGCCGAGGGCAAGAACACCGTCGTCACCGCGCCCAGCAAGGCGTTCACGGACCCCCGTGACGTGCTGCTGAAGCCGGTCGTGTCGGAGAAGAGCTACGCGCTCCTCGACGAGGGCAAGTACACCTTCATCGTGGCTCCCGGCGCCAACAAGACCCAGATCAAGCAGGCCGTCCAGGCGGTCTTCTCGGTCAAGGTCACCGGGGTCAACACGATCAACCGCCAGGGCAAGCGCAAGCGGACCCGCACCGGCTTCGGCAAGCGTGCCGACAGCAAGCGCGCGATCGTGACCCTTGCCGAGGGCGACCGTATCGACATCTTCGGCGGTCCGACCGCGTAA
- the rpsS gene encoding 30S ribosomal protein S19, with translation MPRSLKKGPFVDDHLIKKVDAQNEAGTKNVIKTWSRRSMIIPAMLGHTIAVHNGKTHIPVFVTESMVGHKLGEFSPTRTFRGHVKDDRKSKRR, from the coding sequence ATGCCGCGCAGTCTCAAGAAGGGGCCCTTCGTCGACGACCACCTGATCAAGAAGGTGGACGCCCAGAACGAAGCCGGCACCAAGAACGTCATCAAGACCTGGTCCCGTCGCTCGATGATCATCCCGGCCATGCTCGGCCACACGATCGCGGTGCACAACGGCAAGACCCACATTCCGGTGTTCGTCACCGAGTCGATGGTCGGCCACAAGCTCGGCGAGTTCTCGCCGACGCGCACCTTCCGGGGTCACGTCAAGGACGACCGGAAGTCGAAGCGCCGCTAA
- the rpsQ gene encoding 30S ribosomal protein S17, whose protein sequence is MSENNVTETNTEARGFRKTREGIVVSDKMDKTVVVAVEDRKKHALYGKVIRSTSKLKAHDEQNAAGVGDRVLLMETRPLSATKHWRVVEILEKAK, encoded by the coding sequence ATGAGCGAGAACAACGTGACTGAGACGAACACCGAGGCGCGCGGATTCCGCAAGACCCGTGAGGGCATCGTCGTCAGCGACAAGATGGACAAGACCGTCGTCGTCGCCGTCGAGGACCGCAAGAAGCACGCCCTGTACGGCAAGGTCATCCGCAGCACGAGCAAGCTCAAGGCCCACGACGAGCAGAACGCCGCCGGCGTCGGCGACCGTGTCCTCCTGATGGAGACCCGGCCGCTGTCCGCCACGAAGCACTGGCGCGTCGTCGAGATCCTCGAGAAGGCCAAGTAG
- the rplX gene encoding 50S ribosomal protein L24, whose protein sequence is MKIKKGDLVQVITGKDKGKQGKVIAAFPREDRVLVEGVNRVKKHTKAGPTARGSQAGGIITTEAPIHVSNVQLVVEKDGKKVVTRVGYRFDDEGNKVRVAKRTGEDI, encoded by the coding sequence ATGAAGATCAAGAAGGGCGACCTGGTCCAGGTCATCACCGGTAAGGACAAGGGCAAGCAGGGCAAGGTCATCGCGGCCTTCCCCCGCGAGGACCGCGTCCTGGTCGAGGGTGTCAACCGGGTCAAGAAGCACACCAAGGCCGGGCCGACCGCTCGCGGTTCGCAGGCCGGCGGGATCATCACCACCGAGGCCCCGATCCACGTCTCCAACGTCCAGCTGGTCGTGGAGAAGGACGGCAAGAAGGTCGTGACCCGCGTCGGTTACCGCTTCGACGACGAGGGCAACAAGGTTCGCGTTGCCAAGCGGACGGGTGAGGACATCTGA
- the rplO gene encoding 50S ribosomal protein L15 has protein sequence MAENNPLKIHNLRPAPGAKTAKTRVGRGEASKGKTAGRGTKGTKARYQVPERFEGGQMPLHMRLPKLKGFKNPFKTEFQVVNLDKLAALYPEGGEVTVADLVAKGAVRKNSLVKVLGQGEISVALQVTVDAVSGSAKEKITAAGGTVTELV, from the coding sequence ATGGCGGAGAACAACCCGCTCAAGATCCACAACCTCCGTCCCGCCCCCGGCGCCAAGACCGCGAAGACCCGTGTCGGTCGTGGTGAGGCGTCGAAGGGTAAGACGGCCGGTCGTGGTACCAAGGGTACGAAGGCCCGCTACCAGGTTCCGGAGCGCTTCGAGGGTGGCCAGATGCCCCTCCACATGCGTCTCCCGAAGCTGAAGGGCTTCAAGAACCCCTTCAAGACGGAGTTCCAGGTCGTGAACCTGGACAAGCTCGCCGCCCTCTACCCCGAGGGTGGGGAGGTCACCGTTGCCGACCTGGTCGCCAAGGGTGCCGTCCGCAAGAACAGCCTCGTCAAGGTCCTCGGCCAGGGCGAGATCTCCGTGGCGCTGCAGGTGACGGTCGACGCCGTCTCCGGCTCCGCCAAGGAGAAGATCACCGCCGCCGGCGGTACCGTCACCGAGCTCGTCTGA
- the rplF gene encoding 50S ribosomal protein L6, with product MSRIGKLPITVPAGVDVTIDGQTVSVKGPKGSLTHTVAAPIEIAKGEDGVLNVTRPNDERQSKALHGLSRTLVANMITGVTQGYVKKLEISGVGYRVQAKGSNLEFALGYSHPITVEAPEGITFKVETPTRFQVEGIDKQKVGEVAANIRKLRKPDPYKAKGVKYEGEVIRRKVGKAGK from the coding sequence ATGTCGCGTATTGGCAAGCTCCCCATCACGGTTCCCGCCGGCGTGGACGTCACCATCGACGGCCAGACGGTCTCGGTCAAGGGCCCCAAGGGCTCGCTGACCCACACCGTCGCCGCGCCGATCGAGATCGCCAAGGGTGAGGACGGCGTTCTGAACGTCACCCGCCCCAACGACGAGCGTCAGAGCAAGGCCCTGCACGGCCTGTCCCGCACGCTGGTGGCGAACATGATCACCGGCGTGACCCAGGGTTACGTGAAGAAGCTCGAGATCAGCGGTGTCGGTTACCGCGTGCAGGCCAAGGGTTCGAACCTCGAGTTCGCGCTCGGCTACAGCCACCCGATCACCGTCGAGGCGCCCGAGGGCATCACCTTCAAGGTGGAGACCCCGACCCGCTTCCAGGTCGAGGGCATCGACAAGCAGAAGGTCGGCGAGGTTGCGGCCAACATCCGCAAGCTGCGCAAGCCCGACCCGTACAAGGCCAAGGGCGTCAAGTACGAGGGCGAAGTCATCCGCCGCAAGGTCGGAAAGGCGGGTAAGTAA
- the rpsH gene encoding 30S ribosomal protein S8 — translation MTMTDPIADMLTRLRNANSAYHDSVTMPASKIKSHIAEILQQEGFITGWKVEDAEVGKNLVLELKFGPNRERSIAGIKRISKPGLRVYAKSTNLPKVLGGLGVAIISTSHGLLTDKQAGKKGVGGEVLAYVW, via the coding sequence ATGACCATGACTGATCCGATCGCAGACATGCTTACGCGTCTGCGGAACGCGAACTCGGCATACCACGACTCCGTGACGATGCCGGCATCGAAGATCAAGTCTCACATCGCGGAGATCCTCCAGCAGGAGGGCTTCATCACGGGCTGGAAGGTCGAGGACGCCGAGGTCGGCAAGAACCTCGTCCTGGAGCTGAAGTTCGGCCCCAACCGTGAGCGCTCCATCGCGGGCATCAAGCGGATCTCCAAGCCCGGTCTCCGGGTTTACGCGAAGTCCACCAACCTGCCCAAGGTGCTGGGCGGCCTCGGCGTGGCGATCATCTCCACGTCCCACGGGCTCCTCACCGACAAGCAGGCCGGCAAGAAGGGCGTAGGCGGAGAAGTCCTCGCCTACGTCTGGTAG
- a CDS encoding type Z 30S ribosomal protein S14, which yields MAKKALIAKAARKPKFAVRAYTRCQRCGRPHSVYRKFGLCRVCLREMAHRGELPGVTKSSW from the coding sequence ATGGCGAAGAAGGCTCTGATTGCCAAGGCTGCTCGTAAGCCCAAGTTCGCCGTGCGCGCGTACACCCGCTGCCAGCGGTGTGGCCGTCCGCACTCCGTGTACCGCAAGTTCGGCCTGTGCCGCGTGTGCCTCCGTGAGATGGCTCACCGTGGCGAGCTGCCGGGCGTGACCAAGAGCTCCTGGTAA
- the rplE gene encoding 50S ribosomal protein L5: MATTTTPRLKTKYREEIAGKLRDEFKYENVMQIPGLVKIVVNMGVGDAARDSKLIEGAIRDLTTITGQKPAVTKARKSIAQFKLREGQPIGAHVTLRGDRMWEFLDRTLSLALPRIRDFRGLSPKQFDGRGNYTFGLTEQVMFHEIDQDKIDRTRGMDITVVTTATNDAEGRALLRHLGFPFKEA, encoded by the coding sequence ATGGCTACCACCACCACTCCGCGTCTCAAGACGAAGTACCGCGAGGAGATCGCGGGCAAGCTGCGTGACGAGTTCAAGTACGAGAACGTCATGCAGATCCCCGGCCTCGTCAAGATCGTGGTCAACATGGGTGTGGGCGACGCCGCCCGCGACTCCAAGCTGATCGAGGGCGCCATCCGCGACCTCACCACGATCACCGGTCAGAAGCCGGCCGTCACCAAGGCCCGCAAGTCCATCGCGCAGTTCAAGCTGCGTGAGGGCCAGCCGATCGGTGCCCACGTCACGCTCCGTGGCGACCGCATGTGGGAGTTCCTGGACCGCACCCTGTCGCTCGCGCTGCCGCGCATCCGCGACTTCCGTGGTCTGTCCCCCAAGCAGTTCGACGGCCGTGGCAACTACACCTTCGGTCTCACCGAGCAGGTCATGTTCCACGAGATCGACCAGGACAAGATCGACCGTACCCGGGGCATGGACATCACCGTGGTGACCACGGCGACCAACGACGCTGAGGGCCGCGCGCTCCTTCGTCACCTCGGCTTCCCCTTCAAGGAGGCGTGA
- the rplN gene encoding 50S ribosomal protein L14: MIQQESRLRVADNTGAKEILCIRVLGGSGRRYAGIGDVIVATVKDAIPGGNVKKGDVVKAVIVRTVKERRRPDGSYIRFDENAAVILKNDGDPRGTRIFGPVGRELREKKFMKIISLAPEVL, encoded by the coding sequence GTGATCCAGCAGGAGTCGCGACTGCGTGTCGCCGACAACACTGGTGCGAAGGAGATCCTTTGCATCCGTGTGCTCGGTGGCTCCGGTCGCCGCTACGCGGGCATCGGTGACGTCATCGTCGCCACCGTCAAGGACGCGATCCCCGGTGGCAACGTGAAGAAGGGTGACGTCGTCAAGGCGGTCATCGTTCGCACCGTCAAGGAGCGCCGCCGTCCGGACGGCTCGTACATCCGCTTCGACGAGAACGCCGCCGTCATTCTGAAGAACGACGGCGACCCTCGCGGCACCCGTATCTTCGGCCCGGTCGGCCGTGAGCTGCGCGAGAAGAAGTTCATGAAGATCATCTCGCTCGCGCCGGAGGTGCTGTAA
- the rplB gene encoding 50S ribosomal protein L2: MGIRKYKPTTPGRRGSSVADFVEITRSTPEKSLVRPLHSKGGRNNAGRVTVRHQGGGHKRAYRVIDFRRHDKDGVPAKVAHIEYDPNRTARIALLHYADGEKRYILAPRNLQQGDRVENGPGADIKPGNNLALRNIPVGTTIHAIELRPGGGAKFARSAGASVQLLAKEGAYAHLRMPSGEIRLVDVRCRATVGEVGNAEQSNINWGKAGRKRWLGVRPTVRGVAMNPVDHPHGGGEGKTSGGRHPVSPWGQKEGRTRSPKKASNKYIVRRRKTNKKR; this comes from the coding sequence ATGGGAATCCGCAAGTACAAGCCGACTACGCCGGGCCGTCGCGGCTCCAGCGTCGCCGACTTCGTCGAGATCACGCGGTCCACGCCGGAGAAGTCGCTGGTCCGCCCCCTGCACAGCAAGGGCGGCCGTAACAACGCCGGTCGTGTGACCGTTCGCCACCAGGGTGGCGGACACAAGCGCGCCTACCGAGTGATCGACTTCCGTCGTCACGACAAGGACGGCGTGCCGGCGAAGGTCGCGCACATCGAGTACGACCCCAACCGCACCGCGCGCATCGCGCTGCTGCACTACGCCGACGGCGAGAAGCGCTACATCCTCGCCCCGCGCAACCTGCAGCAGGGTGACCGCGTGGAGAACGGTCCCGGGGCCGACATCAAGCCGGGCAACAACCTGGCCCTCCGCAACATCCCGGTCGGTACCACGATCCACGCGATCGAGCTCCGTCCCGGTGGCGGTGCCAAGTTCGCCCGCTCCGCCGGTGCCTCCGTGCAGCTGCTCGCGAAGGAGGGCGCCTACGCCCACCTCCGCATGCCGTCCGGTGAGATCCGCCTGGTCGACGTGCGCTGCCGCGCCACCGTCGGCGAGGTCGGCAACGCCGAGCAGAGCAACATCAACTGGGGCAAGGCCGGCCGCAAGCGCTGGCTGGGCGTCCGCCCGACCGTTCGCGGTGTGGCGATGAACCCGGTTGACCACCCCCACGGTGGTGGTGAGGGCAAGACCTCCGGTGGTCGCCACCCGGTCAGCCCCTGGGGTCAGAAGGAGGGTCGTACTCGTTCGCCGAAGAAGGCTTCGAACAAGTACATCGTCCGCCGCCGCAAGACGAACAAGAAGCGCTAG
- the rplV gene encoding 50S ribosomal protein L22, producing MEARAQARYIRVTPMKARRVVDLIRGLDATEAQAVLRFAPQAASVPVGKVLDSAIANAAHNYDHTDASSLFISEAYVDEGPTLKRFRPRAQGRAYRIRKRTSHITVVVSSKEGTR from the coding sequence ATGGAAGCCAGGGCCCAGGCGCGGTACATCCGCGTCACGCCCATGAAGGCCCGCCGCGTGGTGGACCTCATCCGTGGCCTCGACGCCACGGAGGCTCAGGCGGTCCTGCGTTTCGCCCCGCAGGCCGCGAGCGTGCCGGTCGGCAAGGTGCTGGACAGCGCCATCGCCAACGCCGCGCACAACTACGACCACACGGACGCCTCCTCGCTGTTCATCAGCGAGGCGTACGTCGACGAGGGCCCGACCCTGAAGCGGTTCCGTCCGCGTGCGCAGGGCCGTGCCTACCGGATCCGCAAGCGGACCAGCCACATCACCGTGGTCGTCAGCAGCAAGGAAGGAACCCGGTAA
- the rpmD gene encoding 50S ribosomal protein L30, which translates to MAQLKITQVKSYIGSKQNHRDTLRSLGLKGINTQVVKEDRPEFRGMVHTVRHLVTVEEVD; encoded by the coding sequence ATGGCGCAGCTCAAGATTACGCAGGTCAAGTCCTACATCGGCAGCAAGCAGAACCACCGTGACACCCTGCGTTCCCTTGGTCTCAAGGGCATCAACACGCAGGTCGTCAAGGAGGACCGCCCCGAGTTCCGCGGCATGGTGCACACCGTCCGCCACCTCGTGACGGTCGAGGAGGTCGACTGA
- the rpsC gene encoding 30S ribosomal protein S3, translated as MGQKVNPHGFRLGVTTDFKSRWYADKLYKDYVKEDVAIRRMMTSGMERAGISKVEIERTRDRVRVDIHTARPGIVIGRRGAEADRIRGDLEKLTGKQVQLNILEVKNPETDAQLVAQAVAEQLSSRVSFRRAMRKSMQSAMKAGAKGIKIQCGGRLGGAEMSRSEFYREGRVPLHTLRANVDYGFFEAKTTFGRIGVKVWIYKGDVKNIAEVRAENAAARAGNRPARGGADRPARGGRGGERGGRGRKPQQAAGAEAPKTESSGAAAASAPAESTGTEA; from the coding sequence ATGGGCCAGAAGGTAAACCCGCATGGGTTCCGGCTCGGTGTCACGACCGACTTCAAGTCGCGTTGGTACGCCGACAAGCTGTACAAGGACTACGTCAAGGAAGACGTCGCCATCCGTCGGATGATGACGTCCGGCATGGAGCGCGCCGGCATCTCCAAGGTCGAGATCGAGCGCACCCGTGACCGCGTCCGCGTGGACATCCACACCGCGCGTCCGGGCATCGTCATCGGCCGCCGTGGCGCCGAGGCCGACCGCATCCGCGGTGACCTCGAGAAGCTCACGGGCAAGCAGGTCCAGCTGAACATCCTCGAGGTCAAGAACCCCGAGACGGACGCTCAGCTCGTGGCCCAGGCCGTCGCCGAGCAGCTCTCCTCCCGCGTCTCCTTCCGCCGCGCCATGCGTAAGAGCATGCAGTCGGCGATGAAGGCCGGCGCCAAGGGCATCAAGATCCAGTGCGGTGGCCGCCTCGGTGGCGCCGAGATGTCCCGCTCGGAGTTCTACCGCGAGGGCCGTGTGCCCCTGCACACGCTCCGCGCGAACGTGGACTACGGCTTCTTCGAGGCCAAGACGACCTTCGGCCGCATCGGTGTGAAGGTCTGGATCTACAAGGGCGACGTCAAGAACATCGCCGAGGTCCGCGCCGAGAACGCCGCTGCCCGCGCCGGCAACCGCCCGGCCCGTGGTGGCGCTGACCGCCCGGCCCGTGGTGGCCGCGGTGGCGAGCGTGGCGGGCGCGGTCGTAAGCCGCAGCAGGCTGCAGGCGCCGAGGCCCCCAAGACTGAGTCTTCGGGCGCCGCTGCCGCGTCGGCTCCGGCTGAGAGCACCGGAACGGAGGCCTGA
- the rplR gene encoding 50S ribosomal protein L18: MAYGTKIAKGDAYKRAAIKRRHIRIRKKVNGTAERPRLVVTRSNRHIVAQVIDDLKGHTLASASTLDSSIRGASEDKSAQAGKVGALVAERAKAAGVEAVVFDRGGNRYAGRIAALADAAREAGLKF, encoded by the coding sequence ATGGCATACGGTACGAAGATCGCTAAGGGCGACGCTTACAAGCGTGCTGCCATCAAGCGGCGCCACATCCGGATCCGTAAGAAGGTCAACGGTACGGCTGAGCGTCCCCGCCTGGTCGTGACCCGCTCGAACCGCCACATCGTGGCCCAGGTGATCGACGACCTCAAGGGTCACACCCTTGCGTCGGCGTCCACCCTGGACTCGTCGATCCGTGGTGCGTCGGAGGACAAGTCGGCGCAGGCCGGCAAGGTCGGCGCCCTGGTCGCCGAGCGTGCCAAGGCCGCCGGTGTCGAGGCCGTTGTGTTCGACCGAGGTGGTAACCGGTACGCGGGTCGCATCGCGGCCCTGGCCGACGCCGCCCGCGAGGCCGGGCTCAAGTTCTGA